A region from the Manihot esculenta cultivar AM560-2 chromosome 13, M.esculenta_v8, whole genome shotgun sequence genome encodes:
- the LOC110630381 gene encoding protein WHAT'S THIS FACTOR 1 homolog, chloroplastic, whose product MFVQHLNHCNHRLKSISSPIYLIRNFSLWSMKKDPDLESALSRNRRWIVNNQIKNIILRYPNQEAPVNYLQKKFKTLDLQGKALNWLKKYPCCFSVFLENDEYYCRLTKRMMALVEEEESVKEMQEPVYVERLAKLLMMSMNQRLNVVKLNELKRNLGFPDDYLIRILPKHPDMFRIVNHSGRKSSMEIELVSWCPEFAISAIEASAQKQGSKPCFACTLPSTWVKSWERFREFNSNPYISPYVDPRGLLGGSKEMEKRTIGLVHELLSLTLWKKVSIVKLGHFRREFSLPEKLNVLLLKHPGIFYVSNKYQIYTVLLREGYNGTELIEKDPLVVVKDKFGDLMQDGLHEYNQRHRLLNLEKMKKKGIGSVRSEKRKDNSIKVSEQDECDSGDLGGLFNPEERKRFYKALLDDDAP is encoded by the coding sequence ATGTTTGTCCAACACCTTAATCATTGCAATCATAGGTTGAAGTCAATATCATCACCTATTTATCTTATCCGAAATTTCTCACTGTGGTCCATGAAGAAGGATCCTGATCTTGAGTCAGCCCTCTCGCGAAACCGAAGATGGATAGTCAATAAtcaaatcaagaacataataCTTAGATACCCGAACCAGGAGGCACCTGTAAATTATCTCCAGAAGAAGTTTAAGACGCTTGATCTTCAAGGAAAAGCTCTCAATTGGCTTAAGAAGTAcccttgttgcttttcagtGTTTCTTGAGAATGATGAGTATTATTGTCGATTAACAAAGCGGATGATGGCTTTGGTGGAGGAGGAAGAATCTGTGAAAGAAATGCAGGAACCTGTATATGTTGAGCGGCTAGCTAAATTATTGATGATGAGCATGAATCAACGACTAAATGTTGTCAAACTTAATGAGCTGAAAAGGAATTTGGGATTTCCAGATGATTATTTGATTAGAATTCTACCGAAGCATCCTGATATGTTTCGAATTGTTAACCATAGTGGAAGAAAGAGCTCAATGGAGATTGAGCTTGTATCATGGTGTCCAGAATTTGCAATTTCTGCAATTGAAGCATCAGCTCAAAAGCAGGGTAGCAAGCCATGTTTTGCGTGTACGTTACCTTCAACTTGGGTTAAATCATGGGAGAGATTTCGAGAATTTAATTCCAATCCTTATATTTCACCTTACGTGGATCCAAGAGGTTTGTTGGGAGGTTCAAAAGAGATGGAGAAAAGAACTATTGGTTTAGTACACGAGTTGCTCTCGCTGACTCTATGGAAGAAGGTGTCAATTGTGAAACTGGGTCATTTTAGAAGAGAGTTCAGTTTACCAGAGAAATTGAATGTTTTGCTGCTCAAGCATCCCGGCATATTTTACGTCTCGAATAAGTACCAGATTTATACAGTTCTTCTAAGAGAAGGATATAATGGGACAGAACTGATTGAGAAGGATCCACTTGTTGTGGTGAAGGATAAATTTGGGGATCTAATGCAGGATGGACTTCATGAGTATAATCAAAGGCACCGTTTACTCAATCTggaaaaaatgaagaagaaagGAATAGGTTCTGTAAGGTCAGAGAAAAGGAAGGATAATAGCATTAAAGTATCAGAACAAGATGAATGTGATAGTGGGGATCTAGGGGGTTTGTTCAACCCTGAAGAAAGAAAACGCTTTTATAAAGCTCTTCTGGATGATGATGCCCCATGA